The following coding sequences are from one Kogia breviceps isolate mKogBre1 chromosome X, mKogBre1 haplotype 1, whole genome shotgun sequence window:
- the DDX3X gene encoding ATP-dependent RNA helicase DDX3X isoform X2 has protein sequence MSHVAVENALGLDQQFAGLDLNSSDNQSGGSTASKGRYIPPHLRNREATKGFYDKDSSGWSSSKDKDAYSSFGCRSDSRGKSSFFSDRGSGSRGRFDDRGRSDYDSIGSRGERGGFGKYERGGNSRWCDKSDEDDWSKPLPPSERLEQELFSGGNTGINFEKYDDIPVEATGNNCPPHIESFSDVEMGEIIMGNIELTRYTRPTPVQKHAIPIIKEKRDLMACAQTGSGKTAAFLLPILSQIYSDGPGEALRAMKENGRYGRRKQYPISLVLAPTRELAVQIYEEARKFSYRSRVRPCVVYGGADIGQQIRDLERGCHLLVATPGRLVDMMERGKIGLDFCKYLVLDEADRMLDMGFEPQIRRIVEQDTMPPKGVRHTMMFSATFPKEIQMLARDFLDEYIFLAVGRVGSTSENITQKVVWVEESDKRSFLLDLLNATGKDSLTLVFVETKKGADSLEDFLYHEGYACTSIHGDRSQRDREEALHQFRSGKSPILVATAVAARGLDISNVKHVINFDLPSDIEEYVHRIGRTGRVGNLGLATSFFNERNINITKDLLDLLVEAKQEVPSWLENMAYEHHYKGSSRGRSKSRFSGGFGARDYRQSSGASSSSFSSSRASSSRSGGGGHGSSRGFGGGGYGGFYNSDGYGGNYNSQGVDWWGN, from the exons aAGGGCGCTATATTCCTCCTCACTTAAGGAACAGAGAAGCTACTAAAG gaTTCTACGATAAAGACAGTTCAGGGTGGAGTTCTAGTAAAGATAAGGATGCATACAGCAGTTTTGGTTGCCGTAGTGATTCAAGAGGGAAGTCTAGTTTCTTCAGTGATCGTGGAAGTGGATCAAGGGGAAG GTTTGATGATCGTGGACGAAGTGACTATGACAGCATTGGCAGCCGTGGTGAAAGAGGTGGCTTTGGAAAATATGAACGTGGTGGAAATAGTCGCTGGTGTGACAAATCAGATGAAGATGATTGGTCAAAACCACTCCCGCCAAGTGAACGCTTGGAACA AGAACTTTTTTCTGGAGGCAACACCGGGATTAACTTTGAAAAATACGATGACATTCCAGTTGAGGCAACAGGCAACAACTGTCCTCCACACATTGAAAGT TTCAGTGATGTTGAGATGGGAGAAATTATTATGGGAAACATTGAGCTTACTCGCTACACTCGTCCGACGCCAGTGCAAAAGCATGCTATTCCTATTAtcaaagagaagagagacttGATGGCTTGTGCCCAAACAG GGTCTGGAAAAACTGCAGCATTTCTCTTGCCCATCTTGAGTCAGATTTATTCTGATGGTCCAGGCGAGGCTTTGAGGGCCATGAag GAAAATGGAAGGTATGGGCGCCGCAAACAATACCCAATCTCCTTGGTGTTAGCACCAACTAGAGAATTGGCTGTACAGATCTATGAGGAAGCCAGGAAA TTTTCATACCGATCTAGAGTTCGTCCTTGTGTGGTTTATGGTGGTGCTGATATTGGTCAGCAGATTCGAGACTTAGAACGTGGATGCCACTTGTTAGTAGCCACTCCAGGACGTCTAGTGGATATGATGGAAAGAGGGAAGATTGGATTAGACTTCTGCaa ATACTTGGTGTTAGATGAAGCTGATCGGATGTTGGATATGGGGTTTGAGCCTCAAATACGTAGAATCGTTGAACAAGATACTATGCCACCAAAGGGAGTTCGCCACACTATGATGTTTAGTGCTACTTTCCCGAAGGAAATACAG atgctTGCTCGTGATTTCTTGGATGAGTATATCTTTCTGGCCGTAGGAAGAGTTGGCTCTACCTCTGAGAACATCACACAGAAAGTAGTCTGGGTGGAAGAGTCAGACAAACGGTCATTTCTGCTTGACCTTCTAAATGCAACAG GCAAAGATTCACTGACCTTAGTGTTTGTGGAGACCAAAAAGGGTGCGGATTCTCTAGAGGATTTCTTGTACCATGAAGGATATGCCTGTACGAGTATCCATGGAGACCGATCTCAGAGAGATAGAGAAGAGGCTCTTCACCAGTTCCGCTCAGGAAAAAGCCCGATTCTAGTGGCTACAGCA GTAGCAGCAAGAGGACTGGACATTTCAAATGTGAAACATGTTATCAATTTTGACTTGCCCAGTGATATTGAAGAATATGTACATCGTATTGGCCGTACAGGACGTGTAGGAAACCTTG GCCTTGCCACTTCATTCTTTAATGAGAGGAACATAAATATTACCAAGGATTTGTTGGATCTTCTTGTTGAAGCTAAACAAGAAGTGCCATCTTGGTTAGAAAACATGGCTTATGAACACCACTACAAGGGTAGCAGTCGTGGACGATCCAAAAG TAGATTCAGTGGAGGATTTGGTGCCAGAGACTATCGACAGAGTAGTGGTGCCAGCAGTTCCAGCTTCAGCAGCAGCCGCGCCAGCAGCAGCCGCAGTGGTGGAGGCGGCCATGGCAGCAGCAGAGGGTTTGGTGGag GTGGCTATGGAGGCTTTTACAACAGTGATGGATATGGAGGAAATTATAACTCCCAGGGGGTTGACTGGTGGGGTAACTGA
- the DDX3X gene encoding ATP-dependent RNA helicase DDX3X isoform X1 has product MSHVAVENALGLDQQFAGLDLNSSDNQSGGSTASKGRYIPPHLRNREATKGFYDKDSSGWSSSKDKDAYSSFGCRSDSRGKSSFFSDRGSGSRGRFDDRGRSDYDSIGSRGERGGFGKYERGGNSRWCDKSDEDDWSKPLPPSERLEQELFSGGNTGINFEKYDDIPVEATGNNCPPHIESFSDVEMGEIIMGNIELTRYTRPTPVQKHAIPIIKEKRDLMACAQTGSGKTAAFLLPILSQIYSDGPGEALRAMKENGRYGRRKQYPISLVLAPTRELAVQIYEEARKFSYRSRVRPCVVYGGADIGQQIRDLERGCHLLVATPGRLVDMMERGKIGLDFCKYLVLDEADRMLDMGFEPQIRRIVEQDTMPPKGVRHTMMFSATFPKEIQMLARDFLDEYIFLAVGRVGSTSENITQKVVWVEESDKRSFLLDLLNATGKDSLTLVFVETKKGADSLEDFLYHEGYACTSIHGDRSQRDREEALHQFRSGKSPILVATAVAARGLDISNVKHVINFDLPSDIEEYVHRIGRTGRVGNLGLATSFFNERNINITKDLLDLLVEAKQEVPSWLENMAYEHHYKGSSRGRSKSSRFSGGFGARDYRQSSGASSSSFSSSRASSSRSGGGGHGSSRGFGGGGYGGFYNSDGYGGNYNSQGVDWWGN; this is encoded by the exons aAGGGCGCTATATTCCTCCTCACTTAAGGAACAGAGAAGCTACTAAAG gaTTCTACGATAAAGACAGTTCAGGGTGGAGTTCTAGTAAAGATAAGGATGCATACAGCAGTTTTGGTTGCCGTAGTGATTCAAGAGGGAAGTCTAGTTTCTTCAGTGATCGTGGAAGTGGATCAAGGGGAAG GTTTGATGATCGTGGACGAAGTGACTATGACAGCATTGGCAGCCGTGGTGAAAGAGGTGGCTTTGGAAAATATGAACGTGGTGGAAATAGTCGCTGGTGTGACAAATCAGATGAAGATGATTGGTCAAAACCACTCCCGCCAAGTGAACGCTTGGAACA AGAACTTTTTTCTGGAGGCAACACCGGGATTAACTTTGAAAAATACGATGACATTCCAGTTGAGGCAACAGGCAACAACTGTCCTCCACACATTGAAAGT TTCAGTGATGTTGAGATGGGAGAAATTATTATGGGAAACATTGAGCTTACTCGCTACACTCGTCCGACGCCAGTGCAAAAGCATGCTATTCCTATTAtcaaagagaagagagacttGATGGCTTGTGCCCAAACAG GGTCTGGAAAAACTGCAGCATTTCTCTTGCCCATCTTGAGTCAGATTTATTCTGATGGTCCAGGCGAGGCTTTGAGGGCCATGAag GAAAATGGAAGGTATGGGCGCCGCAAACAATACCCAATCTCCTTGGTGTTAGCACCAACTAGAGAATTGGCTGTACAGATCTATGAGGAAGCCAGGAAA TTTTCATACCGATCTAGAGTTCGTCCTTGTGTGGTTTATGGTGGTGCTGATATTGGTCAGCAGATTCGAGACTTAGAACGTGGATGCCACTTGTTAGTAGCCACTCCAGGACGTCTAGTGGATATGATGGAAAGAGGGAAGATTGGATTAGACTTCTGCaa ATACTTGGTGTTAGATGAAGCTGATCGGATGTTGGATATGGGGTTTGAGCCTCAAATACGTAGAATCGTTGAACAAGATACTATGCCACCAAAGGGAGTTCGCCACACTATGATGTTTAGTGCTACTTTCCCGAAGGAAATACAG atgctTGCTCGTGATTTCTTGGATGAGTATATCTTTCTGGCCGTAGGAAGAGTTGGCTCTACCTCTGAGAACATCACACAGAAAGTAGTCTGGGTGGAAGAGTCAGACAAACGGTCATTTCTGCTTGACCTTCTAAATGCAACAG GCAAAGATTCACTGACCTTAGTGTTTGTGGAGACCAAAAAGGGTGCGGATTCTCTAGAGGATTTCTTGTACCATGAAGGATATGCCTGTACGAGTATCCATGGAGACCGATCTCAGAGAGATAGAGAAGAGGCTCTTCACCAGTTCCGCTCAGGAAAAAGCCCGATTCTAGTGGCTACAGCA GTAGCAGCAAGAGGACTGGACATTTCAAATGTGAAACATGTTATCAATTTTGACTTGCCCAGTGATATTGAAGAATATGTACATCGTATTGGCCGTACAGGACGTGTAGGAAACCTTG GCCTTGCCACTTCATTCTTTAATGAGAGGAACATAAATATTACCAAGGATTTGTTGGATCTTCTTGTTGAAGCTAAACAAGAAGTGCCATCTTGGTTAGAAAACATGGCTTATGAACACCACTACAAGGGTAGCAGTCGTGGACGATCCAAAAG TAGTAGATTCAGTGGAGGATTTGGTGCCAGAGACTATCGACAGAGTAGTGGTGCCAGCAGTTCCAGCTTCAGCAGCAGCCGCGCCAGCAGCAGCCGCAGTGGTGGAGGCGGCCATGGCAGCAGCAGAGGGTTTGGTGGag GTGGCTATGGAGGCTTTTACAACAGTGATGGATATGGAGGAAATTATAACTCCCAGGGGGTTGACTGGTGGGGTAACTGA